Proteins from one bacterium genomic window:
- the folE2 gene encoding GTP cyclohydrolase FolE2 translates to MRDIASEGDQRGIEIDRVGIRQLHLPIMIREKGGRLAHLLGELDASVQLPHSERGTHMSRFLQILLQWSKKAVSTVQMEQMVREIAAAFDAPAAQVELSFRYFLDKRAPATGEPCQMDYECRFRAELADGAYTFTLGVTVPILTVCPCSLEISDQGAHSQRASLSVRLRTRPGVLIWLEDLIPLLERQGSCEIYPVLKRADEKYVTEAAFANPKFVEDVVRDTVLALRGLDGVTWFAAECESFESIHNHVAYAYAEG, encoded by the coding sequence ATGCGAGACATTGCCTCTGAAGGCGACCAGCGCGGGATCGAGATTGACCGCGTCGGCATCCGCCAGCTTCATTTGCCGATCATGATCCGTGAGAAGGGGGGCCGGCTGGCCCACCTGCTGGGCGAGTTAGACGCCAGTGTGCAACTGCCCCACAGCGAGCGCGGCACGCACATGAGCCGCTTCTTGCAGATCCTGCTGCAGTGGAGCAAGAAGGCCGTCTCCACCGTGCAGATGGAGCAGATGGTGCGGGAGATCGCGGCGGCGTTCGATGCGCCGGCGGCGCAGGTGGAGCTGTCGTTCCGCTACTTCCTGGACAAGCGCGCCCCGGCCACGGGCGAGCCGTGCCAGATGGACTACGAGTGCCGCTTCCGGGCCGAGTTGGCCGACGGCGCCTACACCTTCACCCTCGGCGTGACGGTGCCCATCCTGACGGTGTGCCCGTGCTCGCTGGAGATCTCCGACCAGGGCGCCCACAGCCAGCGCGCCTCGCTGTCGGTCCGCCTGCGCACCCGCCCCGGGGTCCTCATCTGGCTGGAGGACCTCATCCCGCTGCTGGAGCGACAGGGCAGTTGCGAGATCTACCCCGTGCTCAAGCGCGCGGATGAGAAGTACGTCACGGAAGCCGCCTTCGCCAACCCCAAGTTCGTCGAGGACGTCGTGCGCGACACGGTCCTGGCCCTGCGGGGCCTCGACGGCGTGACCTGGTTCGCGGCGGAGTGCGAGAGCTTCGAGTCGATTCACAACCATGTCGCCTACGCCTACGCGGAAGGATAG
- a CDS encoding glycoside hydrolase family 127 protein produces the protein MDHSLLHSQFQGEILSAALVAEPEERRTDDLDLTRMAGQALNYLRGNPDPARDYECKFELGPLGIPAHAPQSVPPNEYGYDPISLGDTDCRMMLQYGRMRAMAGEDTPCAVELGVRQRVLGYLGDDGQAWINPAAWTGSPVEGYWVSKWAGGKIMTLLAHDFAATGDAVAKQRARKLFEGLKGLALWDGPRAFYPGGGVPVRDGQVLLQGWAEHHSKNYPAVVEPCLEYAELCGDNEALDFAIAMTEGFLADSQPGQDELRIDPETGAFQGHVHLHTHALIGVARLGLLTGEQRYLDWAQKAYEFVRRHGTDYGWYPEHIPQSQHGAETCVVGDMVGIGVWLAQRHPHVFDHVARTIYNYLRRTQFCLTGEFVALFERVHAERPGGALQQALAELRKLEGGFVSAPAPDDWVKRDATLGATGRAHNGIDMMGCCPPEGMRGLWEAWRWTVQELPGCVRVNLPFHRDHPAAIVTAGAPEQGWLVVKLRRDADVQVRTPAWADRAGVTVLRNGQPAPVQWAGPDDAYVACPGMARGETLQVHWPVAAFVQRQTLLSVPGGEVDLTVQWEGNEVEAVDPCGKYLPLFEHR, from the coding sequence ATGGACCACTCGCTGCTGCATTCCCAGTTCCAGGGGGAGATCCTGAGCGCCGCGCTCGTGGCCGAGCCCGAGGAGCGGCGGACCGACGACCTGGACCTGACGCGCATGGCCGGCCAGGCCCTCAACTACCTGAGGGGCAACCCCGACCCGGCGCGCGACTACGAGTGCAAGTTCGAGCTAGGGCCGCTGGGCATTCCGGCCCATGCCCCCCAGAGCGTGCCGCCCAACGAGTACGGCTACGACCCCATCTCCCTGGGCGACACCGACTGCCGCATGATGCTGCAGTACGGGCGGATGCGCGCCATGGCCGGCGAGGACACGCCCTGCGCCGTGGAGTTGGGTGTGCGACAGCGGGTGCTCGGCTACCTGGGCGACGATGGCCAGGCCTGGATCAACCCCGCCGCCTGGACCGGGTCCCCGGTCGAGGGCTACTGGGTCAGCAAGTGGGCCGGCGGCAAGATCATGACGCTGCTGGCCCATGACTTCGCCGCCACCGGCGACGCCGTCGCCAAACAGCGCGCGCGGAAGCTCTTCGAGGGCCTCAAGGGCCTCGCCCTCTGGGACGGCCCCCGGGCCTTCTATCCCGGCGGCGGTGTGCCGGTCAGGGACGGCCAGGTCCTGCTCCAGGGCTGGGCCGAGCACCACAGCAAGAACTACCCCGCCGTTGTCGAGCCGTGCCTGGAGTATGCCGAGCTGTGCGGAGACAACGAGGCCCTGGACTTCGCCATCGCCATGACCGAGGGCTTCCTGGCTGACAGCCAGCCCGGTCAGGACGAACTGCGGATTGACCCGGAGACAGGCGCTTTCCAGGGACATGTCCACCTGCACACCCATGCCCTCATCGGCGTGGCCCGGCTGGGCCTCCTGACCGGCGAGCAGCGCTATCTGGACTGGGCCCAGAAGGCCTATGAGTTCGTGCGCCGCCACGGCACCGACTACGGCTGGTACCCCGAGCACATCCCGCAGTCCCAGCACGGCGCCGAGACGTGCGTGGTGGGGGACATGGTGGGGATCGGGGTGTGGCTGGCCCAGCGCCACCCGCACGTCTTTGACCATGTGGCGCGCACGATCTACAACTACCTGAGGCGGACGCAGTTCTGCCTCACCGGCGAGTTCGTCGCCCTGTTCGAGCGCGTGCATGCCGAGCGGCCGGGCGGGGCGCTCCAGCAGGCGCTCGCCGAGCTGCGGAAGCTGGAGGGCGGGTTCGTGTCAGCTCCGGCCCCCGACGACTGGGTCAAGCGCGACGCCACGCTGGGCGCCACGGGACGCGCTCACAACGGGATAGACATGATGGGCTGCTGCCCGCCTGAGGGGATGCGGGGACTGTGGGAGGCGTGGCGGTGGACCGTGCAGGAGCTGCCGGGTTGCGTTCGCGTCAACCTGCCCTTCCACCGCGACCACCCGGCGGCCATCGTCACGGCCGGCGCTCCGGAGCAGGGCTGGCTGGTGGTGAAGCTGCGACGTGATGCCGATGTGCAGGTGCGGACACCGGCCTGGGCCGACCGCGCCGGGGTGACGGTGCTGCGCAACGGGCAGCCGGCGCCGGTGCAGTGGGCCGGCCCCGACGACGCCTACGTGGCGTGTCCCGGCATGGCGCGCGGGGAGACGCTGCAAGTGCACTGGCCCGTGGCGGCCTTCGTGCAGCGCCAGACGCTGCTCAGTGTGCCGGGGGGCGAGGTGGACTTGACGGTCCAGTGGGAGGGCAACGAGGTTGAGGCGGTAGACCCGTGCGGCAAGTACCTGCCGCTGTTCGAGCACAGATAG
- a CDS encoding fumarylacetoacetate hydrolase family protein, whose translation MALRLANYLLAERPDLPPRVGALAGEGLIDVAEACEEMDAECGCTGSVLALLCCPDCLAMVREALAGAEPHIALDAVKLLAPVPRPGKLFCLAGNYEEHIREGGRQEVHGSDRATPRVFMKPVPNTVCGQGDPIPVARTTQFLDYEGELAVIIGKGGKYIPAAEALDYVCGATCLNDVSERRLHVWDRPEDRPWDRFFDWLNGKWYDNFAPMGPCAVPLPDLGDVQDLRLVTRVNGETVQNTSTAQMIFTVAQQIEYISHMLTLEPGDVIATGTPAGVGIARGVPLQAGDVVEVEVEGIGVLRNPVAPEP comes from the coding sequence ATGGCTTTGCGACTGGCAAACTACCTACTGGCCGAACGGCCGGATCTCCCGCCCCGCGTTGGGGCACTGGCCGGGGAGGGCCTGATTGACGTGGCCGAGGCCTGCGAAGAGATGGACGCGGAGTGTGGCTGCACCGGCTCGGTGCTGGCCCTGCTGTGCTGCCCGGACTGCCTGGCGATGGTCCGGGAGGCGCTGGCGGGCGCGGAGCCGCACATCGCCCTGGACGCGGTGAAGCTCCTGGCCCCCGTGCCGCGGCCGGGGAAGCTGTTCTGCCTGGCCGGCAACTATGAGGAGCACATCCGTGAAGGTGGCCGGCAGGAGGTCCACGGGTCCGACCGGGCCACCCCCCGGGTGTTCATGAAGCCGGTCCCGAACACCGTGTGTGGCCAGGGCGACCCCATCCCCGTCGCCAGGACCACGCAGTTCCTGGACTACGAGGGCGAGTTGGCGGTCATCATCGGCAAGGGGGGCAAGTATATCCCGGCCGCCGAGGCGCTGGACTACGTGTGCGGCGCCACCTGCCTCAATGACGTCTCCGAGCGACGGCTGCACGTCTGGGACCGCCCGGAGGACCGCCCCTGGGATCGCTTCTTCGACTGGCTCAACGGCAAGTGGTATGACAACTTCGCGCCGATGGGCCCCTGCGCCGTGCCCCTCCCTGATCTGGGTGATGTGCAGGACCTGCGGCTGGTGACCCGCGTCAACGGCGAGACCGTGCAGAACACGAGCACGGCCCAGATGATCTTCACCGTGGCCCAGCAGATCGAGTACATCTCCCACATGCTAACCCTCGAGCCGGGCGATGTCATCGCCACCGGCACGCCGGCGGGAGTGGGCATCGCGCGAGGAGTTCCTCTGCAAGCCGGCGACGTGGTGGAGGTGGAGGTTGAGGGCATCGGTGTGCTGCGTAACCCCGTGGCGCCGGAGCCCTGA
- a CDS encoding sugar ABC transporter substrate-binding protein, producing MSRRLIGLIVLLPMLVALGGCVSRTSAPSTDVVLMLRATPSQMKVWEEATKSFTEATKIGVTIQNEPYDSYFTKLQTMIAGGKPPDVVFMESTRFPEFVSKGALENLDTYLKAQQDIKPDDFFPAAWQAYQYQGDTYGLPNDLAVLAIAYNVDQFEVAAAPAPKPDWTWANYLKLAHGMTVDRDDDGRVDVWGTTICPWWQVYVWQNGGELVDDVQAPRRSTLSTPAAQQALQFLADLHAKEKVAPSMSLTRGMGRVEAFAAGQVAMIYCGRWDTVQMNKIEGRWETAPLPRGKVAANLGLGSCFSIVKGAPHAQNAWKLVSFLAGNDGQKQLLAGGFSTPAREVLVHSEYFTGGLLNSGPGAFAQGLKVMRPVPFTTRYTEISNIWEQELDLLWSGQATVQQVTQRIDERVDKVLAEAQPATAWLLPLSPSL from the coding sequence ATGTCGCGGCGTCTCATCGGCCTGATTGTGCTGCTGCCAATGCTGGTCGCGCTGGGCGGCTGTGTCAGCCGGACCTCCGCTCCCTCGACGGATGTCGTCCTGATGCTGCGGGCCACGCCCTCCCAGATGAAGGTGTGGGAGGAAGCCACCAAGAGCTTCACGGAAGCGACCAAGATCGGCGTCACCATCCAGAACGAGCCCTACGACAGCTACTTCACCAAGCTGCAGACGATGATCGCGGGGGGCAAGCCGCCCGATGTCGTCTTCATGGAGTCCACCCGCTTCCCCGAGTTCGTCAGCAAGGGCGCACTCGAGAACCTCGACACGTACCTCAAGGCGCAGCAGGACATCAAGCCCGACGACTTCTTCCCGGCGGCCTGGCAGGCGTACCAGTACCAGGGCGACACCTACGGTCTGCCCAACGATCTGGCCGTCCTGGCGATTGCCTACAACGTGGACCAGTTCGAGGTGGCCGCGGCGCCCGCACCCAAGCCCGACTGGACGTGGGCCAACTACCTGAAGCTGGCCCATGGGATGACGGTGGACCGGGACGACGATGGCCGCGTGGATGTCTGGGGGACGACCATCTGCCCGTGGTGGCAAGTGTATGTCTGGCAGAATGGGGGAGAGCTGGTGGACGACGTGCAGGCGCCGCGGCGCTCGACGTTGAGCACTCCGGCCGCCCAGCAGGCGCTGCAGTTCCTGGCCGACCTACACGCCAAGGAGAAGGTAGCCCCGAGCATGTCGCTGACCCGCGGGATGGGCCGCGTCGAGGCCTTTGCCGCCGGTCAGGTGGCCATGATCTACTGCGGCCGCTGGGACACGGTACAGATGAACAAGATCGAGGGGCGCTGGGAGACTGCGCCGCTGCCGCGCGGGAAGGTCGCCGCCAACCTCGGCCTGGGCTCGTGCTTCAGCATCGTCAAGGGCGCCCCCCATGCGCAGAACGCCTGGAAGCTCGTCTCCTTCCTGGCCGGCAACGATGGCCAGAAGCAACTGCTGGCTGGCGGCTTCTCCACCCCCGCGCGTGAGGTCCTCGTGCACTCCGAGTACTTCACCGGCGGCCTGCTGAACAGCGGCCCCGGTGCCTTCGCCCAGGGGCTCAAGGTCATGCGCCCCGTGCCCTTCACCACGCGCTACACCGAGATCAGCAACATCTGGGAGCAGGAACTCGACCTGCTATGGTCGGGCCAGGCCACAGTCCAGCAGGTGACGCAGCGGATAGACGAGCGAGTGGACAAGGTCCTGGCTGAGGCGCAGCCGGCAACCGCCTGGCTGCTACCGCTATCCCCCTCCCTGTGA
- the pdxT gene encoding pyridoxal 5'-phosphate synthase glutaminase subunit PdxT — MSKRIGVLAIQGDFAEHIAAMNEVEGAEAFPVKKAAEIATLDGLIIPGGESTTIGKLCERFGVDQAIIAAHARGMGLWGTCAGLIYMAKDIADYPEQQRLGLLNCRVRRNAFGRQVDSFETDLPFRGLEGGETRAVFIRAPYVESAGEGVEVLSVFNDRIVAVRQGKLLGTAFHPELTDDRRVQRFFLQIVAEG; from the coding sequence ATGAGCAAGCGTATTGGAGTACTCGCCATTCAGGGCGACTTCGCGGAACACATTGCCGCCATGAACGAAGTCGAGGGCGCCGAGGCCTTCCCCGTCAAGAAGGCCGCAGAGATCGCCACCCTTGACGGTCTCATCATTCCCGGGGGCGAATCCACCACCATCGGCAAGCTGTGCGAGCGGTTCGGGGTGGATCAGGCCATCATCGCCGCCCATGCCCGCGGCATGGGCCTCTGGGGCACCTGCGCCGGCCTGATCTACATGGCCAAAGACATCGCCGACTACCCCGAGCAGCAGCGACTGGGGCTGCTCAACTGCCGCGTGAGGCGCAACGCTTTCGGGCGCCAGGTAGACAGCTTCGAGACCGACCTGCCGTTCCGGGGCCTCGAGGGCGGAGAGACGCGCGCGGTGTTCATCCGCGCCCCGTACGTGGAGTCAGCCGGCGAGGGCGTGGAAGTGCTGTCGGTCTTCAACGACCGCATCGTGGCGGTACGGCAGGGGAAGTTGCTGGGGACGGCGTTCCACCCGGAGCTGACGGACGACCGGCGCGTACAGCGGTTCTTCCTGCAGATCGTTGCGGAAGGCTGA